Part of the Streptomyces sp. NBC_00457 genome, GCGACATCTACACCGTGGACATCCGCGGCCACCACATCCAGGTCGACCAGCCCATTGAGGCGGGCGGCACGGACATCGCACCCACCCCCACCGAGCTGTTCGCCGCCTCCGTGGCCACCTGCGTCGCCTTCTACGCGGGCCGTTTCCTCCACCGCCACGGCCTGGACCAAGCCGGACTGCGCGTCCGTACGGAATTCACCATGGCCACCGACCGGCCCGCCCGCGTGGCCTCCGTGCACGTCACGATCAGCCCGCCGCCCGGACTGCCCGAGCAGCGCCGTGCGGCCCTGCTCGCCGTCGCCTCCCGCTGCACGGTCCACAACACACTGCACCAGCCACCCGAGATCGGCATCGAGCTGGCACCATGACCCCGCCCTCGGCGCCACCCACGTCACCCGTCCTGGACCGCATCCGCCGTGGCCTCATCGGCGACGACGAGGTGCTGGACGGCCCCTACGGCCCCCGACGCCTCGTGTACGCCGACTACACCGCCTCCGGCCGCGCCCTGGACTTTGTCGAGGACTTCGTGCGCGAGCAAGTGCTGCCCCTCTACGGCAACACGCACACGGAGAGCTCGAGCACCGGGCTGCAGACGACCCGGCTGCGCGAGGACGCCCGGCGCATCATCCGCGATGCGGTCGGCGGCAGCGAGGACAACCTCGTGATCTTCTGCGGCTCGGGAGCCACCGCGGCGGTCAACAAACTGGTGGGCATCCTGGAGCTGCGTCGGCCCGACCCGCTCCCGCAGGCCGTACGTCCAGTCGTGTTCGTCGGCCCGTACGAGCACCACTCGAACGAACTGCCCTGGCGGGAGTCAGTTGCGGACGTCGTGGTCATCGATGAGGACGCGGACGGTCACATCGATCTCGATGAGCTGGAGGCGCAGCTGGTCCGGTACGCCGACCGGCCGCTGCGCATCGGCAGCTTCTCTGCCGCCTCGAACGTCACGGGCATCCTGACCGACGCCGACGGCATCGCGCGTCTGCTGCACGCTTACGGCGCCCTGTCGTTCTGGGACTACGCGGCCGCCGCTCCGTACGTTCCGATCCGGGTCGCGGAAAGCGCGCCCGGCGCGGGCGACCAGAAGGACGCGATCTTCCTCTCCCCGCACAAGTTCGTCGGCGGTCCGCAGACACCGGGCGTGCTCGTCGTCCGCCGCGAACTGGTCCGCAACCAGGTGCCCTCCGCGCCCGGCGGCGGCACGGTCGCCTTCGTCGACCCGATCGG contains:
- a CDS encoding OsmC family protein, encoding MTGTAPQTLRTNQPQDADVHRFEVAHVDRDIYTVDIRGHHIQVDQPIEAGGTDIAPTPTELFAASVATCVAFYAGRFLHRHGLDQAGLRVRTEFTMATDRPARVASVHVTISPPPGLPEQRRAALLAVASRCTVHNTLHQPPEIGIELAP
- a CDS encoding aminotransferase class V-fold PLP-dependent enzyme — encoded protein: MTPPSAPPTSPVLDRIRRGLIGDDEVLDGPYGPRRLVYADYTASGRALDFVEDFVREQVLPLYGNTHTESSSTGLQTTRLREDARRIIRDAVGGSEDNLVIFCGSGATAAVNKLVGILELRRPDPLPQAVRPVVFVGPYEHHSNELPWRESVADVVVIDEDADGHIDLDELEAQLVRYADRPLRIGSFSAASNVTGILTDADGIARLLHAYGALSFWDYAAAAPYVPIRVAESAPGAGDQKDAIFLSPHKFVGGPQTPGVLVVRRELVRNQVPSAPGGGTVAFVDPIGHRYLDDPVAREEGGTPAIVESIRAGLVFALKQAVGTDIIQAAEERHWKRALARWDRVPGIEVLGNHDARRLSIVSFRVRHGDHSYLHHNYVVALLNDLFGIQARGGCSCAGPYGHRLLAIDPATSHALLDEVVHGCDGIKPGWVRINFNYFISDTVRDYLIDAVGLTAMYGHRLLPDYRFNPHTGQWRHRDGPAEPPLRLAEVRFTADGQSTTSAVRHHRLGEETLSGQLDRGREVLTCRPDLLDDGPTGLSAEFERMRWFPLPPACLEQTRTGAG